A region from the Triticum aestivum cultivar Chinese Spring chromosome 3D, IWGSC CS RefSeq v2.1, whole genome shotgun sequence genome encodes:
- the LOC123080102 gene encoding NAC domain-containing protein 6 codes for MSSRHEGGGHGAAAAAAGAGVGSIKEGGGRDAHEDDLVMPGFRFHPTEEELIEFYLRRKVEGKRFNVELITFLDLYRYDPWELPALAAIGEKEWFFYVPRDRKYRNGDRPNRVTASGYWKATGADRMIRAENNRSIGLKKTLVFYSGKAPKGVRSSWIMNEYRLPTADTDRYHKTEISLCRVYKRTGIDDGRGHPSSARSTMPSRRGAEARQDNRQGSSSTSTPTPPPTPSKLQLLQAGECTSPPAPMTDHAQTHRPAAPRQHLAATLKPSGGSLGYLQSTAATGDHQQEAAAALLYQQYSKSTNTFASTYSLLNLVNAASMGVASAAAIDELSTLVGHGAAQLPSYHSPASSGGHHDHFVVPLPTPPTQPITPLGTLPMSLAAISDKIWDWNPIPDAAAGRDYGGAGFK; via the exons ATGAGCAGCAGACAcgagggcggcggccatggcgccgccgcggcggcggcgggagctggcGTGGGTAGTATCAAGGAGGGCGGCGGCCGGGACGCGCACGAGGACGACCTGGTGATGCCCGGGTTCCGGTTCCACCCGACGGAGGAGGAGCTGATCGAGTTCTACCTCCGCCGCAAGGTGGAGGGCAAGCGCTTCAATGTCGAGCTCATCACCTTCCTCGACCTCTACCGCTACGACCCCTGGGAGCTCCCAG CGCTGGCGGCGATTGGGGAGAAGGAGTGGTTCTTCTACGTGCCGAGGGACCGCAAGTACCGGAACGGGGACAGGCCCAACCGGGTGACGGCGTCGGGGTACTGGAAGGCGACGGGGGCGGACAGGATGATCCGGGCGGAGAACAACCGCTCCATCGGGCTCAAGAAGACGCTCGTCTTCTACTCCGGCAAGGCGCCCAAGGGCGTCCGCAGCAGCTGGATCATGAACGAGTACCGCCTCCCCACCGCCGACACCGACCGATACCACAAG ACAGAAATCTCTCTCTGCCGTGTCTACAAGCGCACCGGCATCGACGACGGCCGTGGCCACCCCTCCTCGGCGCGGTCGACGATGCCCTCCCGCCGCGGCGCTGAGGCACGGCAGGACAACAGACAAGGGTCATCGTCGACGTCCACGcccacgccaccgccgactccaTCCAAGCTCCAACTTCTACAAGCAGGCGAGTGCACGTCGCCGCCGGCGCCCATGACCGATCACGCCCAAACGCACAGGCCGGCGGCTCCAAGGCAGCACCTAGCAGCCACCTTAAAGCCCTCGGGTGGCTCATTAGGATACCTACAGTCAACCGCAGCGACCGGCGATCATCAGCAGGAGGCAGCCGCGGCGTTGCTGTACCAGCAGTACTCCAAGAGCACAAACACCTTCGCGTCCACGTACTCGCTGCTCAACCTGGTGAACGCGGCGTCCATGGGCGTCGCCTCCGCCGCGGCCATCGACGAGCTGAGCACGCTGGTGGGCCACGGCGCCGCCCAGCTGCCGTCCTACCACAGCCCCGCGTCGTCCGGCGGCCACCACGACCACTTCGTCGTTCCACTGCCGACGCCGCCGACGCAGCCAATTACGCCGCTGGGGACGCTGCCGATGTCGCTGGCCGCCATCTCCGACAAGATCTGGGACTGGAACCCGATCCCCGACGCGGCGGCGGGCAGAGATTACGGTGGCGCCGGCTTCAAGTGA